GAACGAGCTCCAGGTCCATCTCGACCACGATGCCGAGGCCGCCCTTGCCGCCGCGGAGCGCCCAGAACAGGTCCTCGTTCTCGTCGGCGCTCGCCGCGACCACCCGGCCGTCGGCGGTGACGACGGTGAACCCGCGCACCCAGTCGGCGGTGAAGCCGTAGGTGCGGGAGAGCGGGCCGAGCCCGCCGCCGAGGGTGTAGCCGACGGCGCCCACATTGGTCGAGGAGCCGGTGATCGGTGCCAGGCCGTAGCGGGCCGCCGCTTCGACGACCTCGCCCCACCGGGTGCCGGCGCCGATGGACGCGATTCGGCTGTCCCGGTCGATGCTCACGCCGCTCATCCGCCCGGTGGTGATGAGCAGACCGGTCGTGATGGGGGCGAAGGCCCCGTGCCCGGTGGCCTGCACGAAGACGGGCAGGCCGTGGTTTCCCGCGAACCGGACCGCCTCGACGATGTCCGCGGTGGTGCGTGCGCCGACGACGATGTCGGGATCGTGGACGATCGCGGTGTTGAAGCAGGCGGCTTCCTGGGCGAGCCCCTCGTCGTCCCGAGCGAAGACCTCGCCGGACACGGCGTCGCGCAATTCGGCGACGTCTTCCGACGTGATCAGGGGCGCCATATCGTGAGAATACTGGGTAGACCGAGCCGTCGTACCCCATTCTGGGGGGTGTTTCCGCGCCTGTCGCCGCCAGTCCCGCGCTCGCTGCACCCCGTCGGCGGAGCTCAGAGCTGAGACATCCTCTCCACGAAGTAGGCCGTGAACCCCGGCACGTCGACGCCGACCGCGATCCGGCAGTTGGCCGCCGGCGGGGAATCGGACGTGAGCAGGTCCGCCACCATGACCCCGCGAGCGATGCTCGGTCCGGTCACGACGTCGACGGCGGCATCGCGCCAAGTGAGGAGGTCGGGACGCGGAACGGCGGCCAGCGCGAGGGGATCGTGCATGGCGCAGGAGTCCGCTGAGCTCGGGTCGCCCGGGTTCGTCGCATGCATGTGGTCGATCCAGGCGAGCGTGTACTCACCGGCGAACCGGGCGAACGAGCCTTCGGCCTCGGCCATGCGGCGCCCGTCCTCGCGACTCATCCGCACCTGGAGCGTGACGTCGAGGCCCACGAGGCGCAGTGGCGCCCCGGAGCGCAGCACGGCGGATGCGGCTTCCGGATCCACCCAGATGTTGAACTCGGCGGCCGGCGTGACGTTGCCCAGGCCGATCGCGCCGCCCATGAAGACGATCCGCCCGAGCGCGGCGGCGGCGTCCGGGTGCCGGGCGACGAACAGTGCGACGTTGGTGAGCGGGCCGGTGGCCACGAGGGTGACCGGGCGCCGCTCACCGAGTGCCAGCTCGGCGATCAGGTCGATCGCGTGGGCGGCCACCGGCTCGCGGCCGGCAGGTGCCAGGTCGGGCCCGTCGATGCCGGTCGGGCCGTGGACGTCGCCCGGCGTGAAGGGATCCTGGACGAGCGGCCGGGCGGCACCCGCGGCGACGGGGATGTCGCTGCGTCCGAGGTGGTCGAGCACGCGGATCGCGTTCGCGCGCGTGTGGTGCAGGGGCGCGTTCCCCGAGACCGCCGTCACGGCGATCAGGTCGACCTCGGGGCTGCCGAGCGCCAGCATGATCGCGATGGCATCGTCGTGGCCGGGGTCGCAGTCGAGGATGATCGGTATCGCCACGGCGGTGGGTCCTATCACCCGCCGGCCAGCCGGCGGTCCACCTCCGCGCGGCGAGGCATGGCCGGCTGGCAGCCCTCGCGCTCGACCGCCAGCGACGCGGTCGCCATACCCAGACGCAGTGCGCCGTCCAGCGGCAGCCCCTCCGCAAGGCCTGCCGCAAGGGCCCCGACGAGCGCGTCCCCCGCGCCGGTCGTGTCCACGACGGCGGCCGGGAAGGCCGGGAGGATGGGGCCGTCGGGAAGCACCCGTGTGCCGGCCGCGCCCAGCGTGAGCACCGTGGTCGGCGCGCGGTGCTCGCCGAGCGCGTCCAGCTCGGTCTCGTTGACGATGGCGATGTCGAACCGGGCAACGAGGTCGCCGGGGAGGTTGCCGGCCGGCGCTGGATTCACGATCGCGGTCGCGCCCGTCGCGCGGGCCGCCGCGAGGACGGCTTCGGCGGCAGCGGGGGGAATCTCGGCCTGGGTGACCCAGACCGTCACGTCGCCGTCGGCGGCCGGTCCGTCGACACGCCGGTTCGCCCCGGGCAGCACGACGATCTGGTTCTCGCCTCCGCGCTCGACCAGGATCAGCGCCACCCCGGTCGGGTCGTCCACCCGCACGACGCCGGACAGGTCGATCCCGTCCTGCGTCAGCGCCTCGATCAGGCGGTCGCCGAACCCGTCGCGTCCGCAGGCTGCGTGGAACGCGACGTCGGCTCCCGCGCGGGCGGCCGCCACCGCCTGGTTGGCACCCTTGCCGCCCGGCGCGTAGAGCAGACGGTCGCCGGTCAGCGTCTCACCGGGCCGCGGCAGTCGCTCGACATACCCGAACACGTCCATGTTCATCGAGCCGCAGACGCCGACCTTCCCCATCGCAGCGCAGCCTACAGCGGCCGGACGGCGGGGTAGCCGCGGCGGAACCGTTCGTATCCGGCCGCATACGCGGCCGCCCACTCCGGATCGGGGTCGACGCGGTCCGCGACCCGGACGCATCGAGCGACGGCGTCGTCCAGGTCGTCGAACACGCCCGCTGCGACGCCGCCGAGCAGCGCCGCGCCGTACGCAGACCCCTCCTCGGTCACCGTCCGCTCGAGCGGCATGCCGAGCACCGAGGCGGTGACGCGCCGCCAGAGCGAGCTGCCCGCGCCGCCGCCCGACAGGCGGCCGGCGGCGGGCCGGTCGCCGAGCTCGGCGAGCAGCTCGACCGAATCGCGGAGACCGTAGGCGACCCCCTCCATCACGGCTCGCGCGATGGCGCCGCGGTCGTGCTCGAGGCCCAGGCCGATCAGCGCGGCCCGGGCGTCCGGATCGTTGTGCGGCGTGCGCTCGCCGGACAGGTAGGGGAGAAAGAGCAGGCCACCGCTGCCGGGCGGCCATTCGGCGGCCTCGTCGTCCAGCGCACCGTGCGGCAGACCGCCGGCCACCGACTCGCGGAACCACCGCAGCGAGGAGGCCGCGGCCAGCATCACCCCCATCGCATGCCAGCCCCCGGGCCGGGCGTGGCAGAACGTGTGCAGCCGGGCCGCGGGGTCGTACCGGTACCCGTCGAGTGCCGTGAAGACGACGCCGGACGTCCCCAGCACCACCGAGGCCGGCCCCGGGCGGACGATGCCGAGGCCGGCCGCCGCCGCGGCCTGGTCGCCGGCGCCGGCGGCGACCACCGCCGCGTCGCGCCGTCCCGCCGGCTCGGTGGACTCGTGAACAGGCGGCAGCCAGCCGGGCGGGATCTCGAGCGCCTCGAGCACCTCCTCGCTCCAGCGGCGCCGCGCGACATCGAAGAGGAGCGTCCCGGACGCGTCGCTGACATCGGTCGCCAGCTCGCCGGTCAGCCGGAAGCGCACGTAGTCCTTCGGCAGCATGACGTGACGGATGCGAGCCCAGACGTCCGGCTCGTGCGCGCGCACCCACAGCAGCTTCGGAGCCGTGAAGCCGGTCGCGGCGCGGTTGCCGGTCAGCTCGATCAGCCGCTCTCGTCCGATCCGCCGCTCGATCTCGGCGCACTCGGCGCCGGTGCGCCCGTCGTTCCAGAGCAGCGCGGGGCGAAGCGGACGCATGGCCGCATCGAGGAGCACCATCCCGTGCATCTGGCCGGACACGCCTATGCCGGCGACGTCGGGGCCGCCGAGCTCGCCCAGCGCGCGCTCCGCGGCGTGCCACCAGTCGTCGGGATCCTGCTCGGTCCAGCCGGGCTGCGGCATCGCCAGCTCGTAGCCGACCGACGCCTGTTCCGTGACCGCGCCCTGCTCGGGAGAGACGGCGACGGCCTTGAGGCCCGAAGTTCCGACGTCGAGGCCGATCAGGCGCGTCATGCGAGTAGGCTACCGGCCGTGCGAGCCGAGCCGCTGCCGCAGACGCGTGTCTACCGGTTCTACCAGGGCGGTGCACTGCTGGAGCAGTTCCGGGGTGGCGGCGGGGACGACAGCGACCACCCCGAGGACTGGGTCGGATCCGTCACGGAGGCGCGCAATCCGGGCCGGGAGGTGCCGGACGAGGGGCTCACCCGGCTCGAGGATGGCCGCCTGCTCCGCGACGCGATCGCCGCCGACCCGGCGTCGTGGCTGGGCGACGGGGCGCAGGGAACGGGCGTGCTGATCAAGCTGCTCGACGCCGCGGAGCGGCTGCCGGTGCACGCACACCCCGGGCGCGAGTTCGCGCGGCAGCACCTGGCGTCGGAGTTCGGCAAGACCGAGGCCTGGATCGTCCTCGCCACCCGGTCGGACACGGCCGAGGTGTGGATCGGTCAGCGCGAGGCGGTCGACCGGTCGACGTACCGGGAGTGGATCGACCGGCAGGACACCGATGCGCTGCTGCACTCGCTCAACCGCGTGCCGGTCGCCGCCGGCGACGTCATCTACGTGCCGGCCGGAGTCCCGCACGCCATCGGAGCGGGCGTGCTGCTCGCCGAGTTGCAGGAGCCGACCGACTTCTCGATCGTGTGCGAATGGACCGGCTACCCGATCGAGCCGGCGGACAGCCATCTCGGGCTGGGGTGGGACGTCGCGATCGAGGCGCTCGACCTCCGCCCGCACACGCCGGTGCGGACCCTGCCCGACGAGGCGCGGAGCTTCTTCTGGGCAGACGAACGCCCAGAGCCGGCCGGACGGTTCGCGGTGTGGATGGTGCTGGAGGGCTCCGGCACCATCGACGGCCGGACGGCGCTGGCGGGCGACTGCTTTGCGATTCCGGCCGCGCTGGAGGCGGTCGAGGTCTCGGTGGGTCTGCGGGTCCTGCGCTGCATGGGCCCGGGGGACTGAGGTCGGCGGCGCAGGCCGTGGTGGGCCGGCCGGGTCAGCCCCGTCCGGGGCGGACCCGGGCCTCGGGTCTGGCCCTTTGGGCCTGCCTCTACCGGATCGCGTCCCCGCTCTCGGGATCGAAGAAGTGCATCCGCCGCGTGTCGACCTGGAGCTTGATCGGCTGGCCCAGCGCCGCTGACGTGCGCGGGTTCAGCCGGGCCACGAACGCGCTCGACTGCGACGCCGCCTCGTCCTCGATCTCGACCAGCAGGTCTGCGTCGGCCGCAAGATCGCGCGTGTCGTCGGTGATCACCGGTGGCGCATCCACCCCGAAGTGCACGTAGACCTCCGAGCCCATCGCCTCCCGGTGGTCGACCACGACGGGAAGGTCCGAGCCCTCGATGCGGCGGCTGGCGTACTCGGGATCCTCGATGTCCTCCGGGCGGATGCCGAGAGCGACCCGCTTGCCGGCATACGCCTCCAGCGCGGGGCGCTCCTGGAAGACCTCGGCAGGCACGAGCAGTCGCATGCCGCCGAACTCGGCCCATGTCCCGCCGTCGGCCCGGCGCAGCTCTGCGTCCACCATGTTCATGGCCGGTGAGCCGATGAAGCCCGCGACGAACAGGTTGGACGGCCGGTCGTACATCTGCTGAGGGGCGTCCACCTGCTGCAGGACGCCGCGGTTCATCACCGCAACGCGGTCGCCCATCGTCATCGCCTCGGTCTGGTCGTGCGTGACGTAGATCATCGTCACGCCGAGGTCGCGCTGGATGCGCGAGATCTCCGTGCGCATCTGCACTCGCAGCTTGGCGTCGAGGTTCGACAGCGGCTCGTCCATCAGGAAGGCCTCCGGCTCGCGGACGATCGCGCGGCCCATGGCGACGCGCTGGCGCTGGCCGCCGGAGAGCGCCTTGGGCTTCTTCTTCAGCTGGTCTTCGAGTCCGAGCGTCTTGGCGGTCTCGCGCACGCGTCGGTCGATCTCCTTCTTCGCCACCTTCCGCAGCTTGAGGCCGAACGCCATGTTGTCGTAGCACGTCATGTGCGGGTACAGGGCGTAGTTCTGGAACACCATCGCGAGGTCCCGGTTCTTCGCCTCCACGTCGTTGATGACGCGCTCGCCGATCCGGATCTCGCCGCCGGTGATCTCCTCGAGGCCGGCCACCATGCGCAGCAGGGTGGTCTTCCCGCACCCCGACGGCCCGACCAGCACCATCAGCGTGCCGTCATCGATCGTCAGGTCGACCGCCCGCACCGCCTCGGTGCCGTCGTCGTAGATCTTCGTCACCTCTTCGAACCCGATCTCAGCCATCCCAATCCCTTCTCATGTCCACCATGTGCTGCTCGGAGCCGGCTCCTGGAACAGGATACCGGCCAGAAATCCCGCCGCCTTGGCCACGCCCTCGTCGACCGAGAGCAGCCCGTCCTCGTGCTCGATGCTGACGACGTGGTCGTAGCCCGTCGTGCGCAGCGCGCTGACGATGTCGCGCCACGTCTTCTCGTCCTGTCCGTATCCGACCGTGCGGAATGTCCACGAGCGGTCCTGGTACCGGTCGTAGGGCTTGGTGTCAAGCACGCCGTTGCGCGCGATGTTCGCCCGGTCGAGATACGTGTCCTTCGCGTGGACGTGGAACAGCGCCGACGCCGCGCCCAGCTCGCGGATCGCCGTGACGGCGTCCGCGCCCTGCCAGAACAGGTGGCTGGGGTCGAAGTTCGCGCCGATGCGCGGACCGGCCGCCGCGCGCAGGCGCAGCAGCGTCTCGTTGTTGTAGACCACGAACCCGGGATGCATCTCGAGCGCGATGTCCACTCCCAGCGAGTCGGCGTACGCGGCCTGCTCCGTCCAGTAGGGGATGACGCGCTCCTCCCACTGCCACCGCAGCACGTCGGCGAACTCGCTCGGCCACGCGCATGTGACCCAGTTCGGCTGGCTCGCGCCGGGCCCGTCGCCCGGGCAGCCGGAGAACCCGTTCACCACGCCCACCTCGAGCAGCGATGCCAGGCGGGCGGTCTTGAGCCACGTCTCGTGGCTGCTCGCGGCGAAGGCCTCGTCCGGATGCAGCGGGTTGCCGTGCTGGCTGAGCGCGCTGATCACCATGCCCCGCTGATCGAGCGAGCGGCGCAGCGCCCGCGCCTTCGACTGGTCGGCAAGCAGCTCGTCCGGATTGCAATGCGCGCTGCCGGGGTAGCCGCCCGTGCCGAGCTCCACGGCGGTGATGCCCATGCCGGCCAGGCGGTCGAGCAGCTGCTCCAGCGGAGTGCCGCTGTAGAGCACCGTGAACAGGCCGAGCCTCACGCCGGCACGGCCTGGGGGAGGTCGACCCATCCGCCGGTGCGGCCGCTCTCGACGATCGCCTCGACCGTTGCGCTGACCCGGTGTGCGTCCGCGAAGGTCGCGACCAGCGAGTCGCGCTGCTCGCCCCGGCCGTGCGCGAGCACGTCCTCGGTGAACTCCGAGACGAGGTTGGCGAGCGCGTCGGGCCAGCCCTCCTCGTGGCCGGCCGGGTAGTGCACGAGCGCGGCCGCGCGCGGCTCGAGCAGCGCCGGGTCGCGGACCAGCACCTCGTTCGCGCGGTCGCGATGCCCGATCCAGAGCTGGTTCGGCTGCTCCTGGTTCCACGCGAGCGTGGCATCGGGCGTGTCGAGCTCCACCGTCAGCCTGTTGCGCATCCCCGGGCTCACCTGCGAGACGCTGAAGACGCCGGGGCACCCACCCTCGAGGTCGAACAGCACGGTGGCGAAGTCCTCGGTGTCGACGTCGAGCGACTCGCCTTCGCCGGACGCGCGCTCGAACGTGGCATGGGTCGTGGGCGGGCGCCGGCGCGTCTCGTGAAGCCGGCCCAGGCGGGCGTACACCCGGGTCATGGTGCGGCCGGTCAGGTGCGTGACCAGGTCGATCCAGTGGGAGCCGATGTCCCCGACGGCCCGCGAGGTTCCGGCCTGGGCTGTCAACAGGCGCCAGTTCCAGTCGTCGTCGTTGAGCAGCCAGTCCTGCAGGTACCCGCCGCGGATCATGTGGGTCCGCCGCCCGGCCAGCATCGCGCGCGCCTGCTGGACGAGCGGGAAGTGCCGGTAGTTGAAGCAGACGCCCGTCACGGTGCCGGCGCGCTCCGCCGCCGCGACGAGCGCCGCGGTCTCGCCGGTGTCCATCGCCAGCGGCTTCTCGGAGAGGACGTGCTTGCCGGCCTCGAGCGCGGCGTGCGTGATTGCGGCGTGGAGGTGGTTCGGCGTGCAGTTGTCGATCACGTCGATCGAGCCGTCCGCGAGCAGCTGGTCGAGATCGGCACTGGACCGCTCGACACCGAGCCGCGCGGCCGCCTCGGCGGCCCGCTCGGGCGTCGTCGCCACGACCGCCGCAACCCGCGCGCCGGGCACGCGCCTGAGCGCCATGACGTGCGCCGCGCCCGCGAAGCCCGTACCCACGACCGCATAGTTGACCGGTGAAGCGCCCAACGAGGTGGGCATACTACCGCCGATTCTCAAAGCGACCTGGGGAGGCGGAGTGGAACGAGGGGTGTACTTCGACGCGTGGTTTCCGCGCCAGCACTGCTACCACCCGAGCCTGCCCCCGCGGCGGCTGCGGATGGTGGAGGAGCTGGTCGAGTACCACGCAACCACGCTCGTGTGGGCGGCGCTCGGCGGCGGATCGATCTCCCTGCCCTACCTCGAGCAGGAGGCGTTCGACCCCGTCGACCCGCGCTACCGGTTCTACGGGTTCCTGAACGACAGCGAGTTCATCGCCGAGTGCGACCGTCGCGGCATACGCGTGTTCGGCATCGTCTTCGAGGTTCAGGGCTGGGAGTTCCCGGCCGAGCTGGACGAGGACGAGAGCCGCATCCTCTCGCTGAACGAGCCGCGCGGCGTCGGAGCGCGCAGCTGGCTCGGGCTGCGCGAGTTCTCGCAGAACCGCTATCCGAAGCTGTGGAAGCCGATCGAACACTACTTCCCGGACGGCCTTCGCAACAGCCTCGGCGACCCCGTCCCCGACCTGCTCGAGGAGTGCTGCTCGCGCGACATCGACGGCACCCCGTGCCACGCGCTGTGGGTGGAGTGCCCCGACCGCGACCACCAGTGTTACACGATGGATCGCAACAACCCGGTGTGGCGCGAGTACCTGAAGGCCGTCATCCGCATCCAGATCGATGCGGGCGTGCACGGCGTCCAGCTGGACGAGGCGGAGCTGCCGATCACGAGCCTCCAGTACGGCGGCTGCTTCTGCCGCGAGTGCATGGCGCAGTTCCGCGACCACCTGCGCGCGCTGCCGGACGACAGCCGGCCGGTCGAGCTCGAGGGCGAGGATCTCGCGGAGTTCCACTACGGCGAGTGGCTGAAGCAGCGCGGGTTCGACTTCAAGCACGGGCGCGAGCGGACGCCGCTCTACTGGGAATACCTGCGCTTCCAGCGCACCGCGATCGTCGGGTATTTCCGCGAGCTGGCCGACTACGCGCGGGAGTACGGACGGTCGAAGGGGCGCGAGGTTCAGGTGTCGGGCAACTTCTTCAACCTGTTCGAGCACTACTACCCGCTCGAGCCGGCCGTCGACCTGATCATCACGGAGATGCGCAACACGATGCACCGCCAGCCGGACTGGTACCGGTACGTCGCCGGGTTCGCCGGGGACAAGCCCGTGATCGTGGTGGAGAACCCCTACGGCGGCGTCGTGCCCGAGATGGTCGAGCAGCTGGCGCGTGGCCGCGGCTATGACCGCTACCGGCGGTCGCTGTACGAGGCGGCCGCGCTGGGCGTCAACATGAGCGTCCCCTACGGCGCCTGGATGGGCAGCGAGATCCAGGACTCGTTCACGCCGCCGCACGAGCTGTCGCGCGAGATCCAGGACTTCCTGGCGGCGAACGAGCACCTCCACGCGCGCGGGACGGTGGCCGAGGTCGCCGTCGTCTACAGCATCGAAAGCGCGTTCGGGCGGCCGTCGGCGCGCGACGAGACGGCCGACAACCGGATGAACCTGCAGGAGGGAGAGGCGGCGCCGTTCTGGCGGGCCGGCGAGCGGCTGTCGGCGGAGGCGCTGCCGTACGACGTGATCATGTTCCCGGAGGGCGAGCTGCGGCCGGACACGATCACCGCCGCGGACATTGCCCGCTATCGCACCGTCGTCCTCCCCGACTGCCGGTTCCTGACCTGGCACCAGGCCGCCGTCCTGCAGGAGCACGCCGACGGTGGGGGCGCCATCGTCGCCCTGGGCCGGCTGGGGGAGAACCTGCCGGATGACGTCCGCGACCGGCTGTCGCAGGCCGTCTCGTGGGTGGATCGCGAGGAGGCCCTGGTGGGCGCGCTCGCCGGCGGCGCTCAGCTCGAGCTGGAAGGGCCGGCAACGGACGTCGCGGTGGGGCTCCACCGGCTCGACGCCGGTGTGGCGATGCACCTCATCCGCTACGACCACGACG
The Gaiellales bacterium genome window above contains:
- a CDS encoding nucleoside hydrolase, with product MAIPIILDCDPGHDDAIAIMLALGSPEVDLIAVTAVSGNAPLHHTRANAIRVLDHLGRSDIPVAAGAARPLVQDPFTPGDVHGPTGIDGPDLAPAGREPVAAHAIDLIAELALGERRPVTLVATGPLTNVALFVARHPDAAAALGRIVFMGGAIGLGNVTPAAEFNIWVDPEAASAVLRSGAPLRLVGLDVTLQVRMSREDGRRMAEAEGSFARFAGEYTLAWIDHMHATNPGDPSSADSCAMHDPLALAAVPRPDLLTWRDAAVDVVTGPSIARGVMVADLLTSDSPPAANCRIAVGVDVPGFTAYFVERMSQL
- a CDS encoding PfkB family carbohydrate kinase; amino-acid sequence: MGKVGVCGSMNMDVFGYVERLPRPGETLTGDRLLYAPGGKGANQAVAAARAGADVAFHAACGRDGFGDRLIEALTQDGIDLSGVVRVDDPTGVALILVERGGENQIVVLPGANRRVDGPAADGDVTVWVTQAEIPPAAAEAVLAAARATGATAIVNPAPAGNLPGDLVARFDIAIVNETELDALGEHRAPTTVLTLGAAGTRVLPDGPILPAFPAAVVDTTGAGDALVGALAAGLAEGLPLDGALRLGMATASLAVEREGCQPAMPRRAEVDRRLAGG
- the xylB gene encoding xylulokinase codes for the protein MTRLIGLDVGTSGLKAVAVSPEQGAVTEQASVGYELAMPQPGWTEQDPDDWWHAAERALGELGGPDVAGIGVSGQMHGMVLLDAAMRPLRPALLWNDGRTGAECAEIERRIGRERLIELTGNRAATGFTAPKLLWVRAHEPDVWARIRHVMLPKDYVRFRLTGELATDVSDASGTLLFDVARRRWSEEVLEALEIPPGWLPPVHESTEPAGRRDAAVVAAGAGDQAAAAAGLGIVRPGPASVVLGTSGVVFTALDGYRYDPAARLHTFCHARPGGWHAMGVMLAAASSLRWFRESVAGGLPHGALDDEAAEWPPGSGGLLFLPYLSGERTPHNDPDARAALIGLGLEHDRGAIARAVMEGVAYGLRDSVELLAELGDRPAAGRLSGGGAGSSLWRRVTASVLGMPLERTVTEEGSAYGAALLGGVAAGVFDDLDDAVARCVRVADRVDPDPEWAAAYAAGYERFRRGYPAVRPL
- a CDS encoding class I mannose-6-phosphate isomerase; this encodes MRAEPLPQTRVYRFYQGGALLEQFRGGGGDDSDHPEDWVGSVTEARNPGREVPDEGLTRLEDGRLLRDAIAADPASWLGDGAQGTGVLIKLLDAAERLPVHAHPGREFARQHLASEFGKTEAWIVLATRSDTAEVWIGQREAVDRSTYREWIDRQDTDALLHSLNRVPVAAGDVIYVPAGVPHAIGAGVLLAELQEPTDFSIVCEWTGYPIEPADSHLGLGWDVAIEALDLRPHTPVRTLPDEARSFFWADERPEPAGRFAVWMVLEGSGTIDGRTALAGDCFAIPAALEAVEVSVGLRVLRCMGPGD
- the ugpC gene encoding sn-glycerol-3-phosphate ABC transporter ATP-binding protein UgpC, whose translation is MAEIGFEEVTKIYDDGTEAVRAVDLTIDDGTLMVLVGPSGCGKTTLLRMVAGLEEITGGEIRIGERVINDVEAKNRDLAMVFQNYALYPHMTCYDNMAFGLKLRKVAKKEIDRRVRETAKTLGLEDQLKKKPKALSGGQRQRVAMGRAIVREPEAFLMDEPLSNLDAKLRVQMRTEISRIQRDLGVTMIYVTHDQTEAMTMGDRVAVMNRGVLQQVDAPQQMYDRPSNLFVAGFIGSPAMNMVDAELRRADGGTWAEFGGMRLLVPAEVFQERPALEAYAGKRVALGIRPEDIEDPEYASRRIEGSDLPVVVDHREAMGSEVYVHFGVDAPPVITDDTRDLAADADLLVEIEDEAASQSSAFVARLNPRTSAALGQPIKLQVDTRRMHFFDPESGDAIR
- a CDS encoding sugar phosphate isomerase/epimerase — encoded protein: MRLGLFTVLYSGTPLEQLLDRLAGMGITAVELGTGGYPGSAHCNPDELLADQSKARALRRSLDQRGMVISALSQHGNPLHPDEAFAASSHETWLKTARLASLLEVGVVNGFSGCPGDGPGASQPNWVTCAWPSEFADVLRWQWEERVIPYWTEQAAYADSLGVDIALEMHPGFVVYNNETLLRLRAAAGPRIGANFDPSHLFWQGADAVTAIRELGAASALFHVHAKDTYLDRANIARNGVLDTKPYDRYQDRSWTFRTVGYGQDEKTWRDIVSALRTTGYDHVVSIEHEDGLLSVDEGVAKAAGFLAGILFQEPAPSSTWWT
- a CDS encoding Gfo/Idh/MocA family oxidoreductase, with product MPTSLGASPVNYAVVGTGFAGAAHVMALRRVPGARVAAVVATTPERAAEAAARLGVERSSADLDQLLADGSIDVIDNCTPNHLHAAITHAALEAGKHVLSEKPLAMDTGETAALVAAAERAGTVTGVCFNYRHFPLVQQARAMLAGRRTHMIRGGYLQDWLLNDDDWNWRLLTAQAGTSRAVGDIGSHWIDLVTHLTGRTMTRVYARLGRLHETRRRPPTTHATFERASGEGESLDVDTEDFATVLFDLEGGCPGVFSVSQVSPGMRNRLTVELDTPDATLAWNQEQPNQLWIGHRDRANEVLVRDPALLEPRAAALVHYPAGHEEGWPDALANLVSEFTEDVLAHGRGEQRDSLVATFADAHRVSATVEAIVESGRTGGWVDLPQAVPA